ACAAGGAGTGCCGAATCTTAGGATCTATTTTCTATTCCATTTGCATTTATTCTTCGTCATCTTTGTAGATGTTACAAGTTAAGTCAAGACCTCCAATGAGGGATCTGATTGATGGTGGCACGAAAGACATATGTTTTACTACTTACAGGATTTTTGACCTTGAAAAAATTCTATCACTATGGTTATACAAAGATAACGTAATCACTCCGGTCTTTCATTCTTTTAGTGCACAGACCAAGAGAAATTCAACAAAAGGAAAAGGTGAACGTAAAGAACAAAACCTGAGCCAATCGAGTATCCTCTGTTGATCCGTAGGATGGTTAACACCAGATACAGCTAAACAAACAGCTCGCACAGCAGACCGGTTGGAATTAGATTTAGTTAGCACTTCAGCCATTACCTGTTCCAATGTCTCGCGCGCAGCCGTTTCTGTAGAAATTCAAAAACACTCAAAATACTAATGGAGTCTAGTAGCTCTTCAAATCATTATGAAAATGACTGCATATATCTGCGGTTCCGAGCACAGCCTAACGAAATTTAGGAGACACACACTATTGAATTAAAACACGATTAAATAAAATTCCTTATGATCCTATTCTGTAAGCAATGATACTGAATTCTCAAATAATCACAAATCCTTGATTATTTCCTCGAGAAACAAGATCAAATAATATCCTCAGAGAAACAGAATCTTGATTTAATTCTCAAATACCTCAAATAATTGGTACCAACATCGAAAATCACAAAATATGCATCTACAAATGAAGAAATatagatgaaaagaagaagaatcaaatgAATTTACCTCCAACACTGTTATGATTAGAACAACCAGCAACAGCTCTAGCAAGAATAGGAAGTGGTTCAGGGAGTTTTTGAGAGAACGACATTAAAGGCATACAGATACAGACAGTAGATGTAGTTCCGCCATCTAATCCAAGTATCACTCCATCTCTACTACTTAGACTATTCATTTCTTGCTCAAAATCCCAAATTTCACCATTTCTATCTCGTCTCTTCATCTTTATTTCACACAAAACAATTACAAAAGGAGAAAAATCTTTTTTAAGAGAGAAGAGATTTCTGCATTTATAATTCTTTGTAtttgtttctttgattttatgattCAATGGAGAAAGATTTGTAGTGATCAGATAAAGATTATTTATatcaaattaaaatttaaaaaaaaatagatggaaaaatggataaatataaaaatataatcatACAGGGTTTAAGGGACTAGTACTTTACTTTTATGGTTAATTAATCAGGAACCCTTAATATATTTTAAAAATTTATATAACACCCTTTCCAACATTAGTCAACGGTGGTTGACTTAGTTCTCAGAGGAGTATTGCAGTCTTCCAAATTCCAATCCAAGGTATGGAAAAATCTTATAGATACAAATTTTGTGACTTCAAACTAAAGAAGAAAAATCCTTGGTATACAAAGAGGATGCTAAGGTTGGGGAAGAGTTCCACCCCCACAGGATGTTTTCTGATAATTTGGAAACAAGCAAGGACATGTGAAATGAATGAGAGTAAAAGAAGGAAGTTCTGTTGGAAATGTGTATAGAATATTCAACTGAAGGCCTACAAAAGAGACTGGAATTTGATTCGGACGGCTAAAGAGCCAAACAAGTAATGGTTGGAAATTTTGACATAAAGCTCCAAACAATAAGTGTTAGGATGAGGTATTTGGCATGTTTTTCAAAGTCTCGTTCTTCACATGAAGACTGCAATTATTTTTCTCAAACTCATGTCGCATTCAtccaaatatataaatatatcaaCCTGCGGAAACGGACACCTAAAGACCAACAGTTCCCATCACTGACGTTCATATTGTCTTCTTTAAAAGTCGAAGGGCCTCTCTAACAAGAGGCGATGCAAGGGCTTTTGCGCTGCAAGGCCACTTGCGTCAGACTCGTGCTGGATGGATATAATCTGGAAGGAAGCTAGCAGATACAGATGAAACTGCAGCAGGCCATTTAAGATTTCTATTGGTATGAGTACCTGTTGCAGCTTATCTCTGCAACTTTAGTTTTCACCTTCCCCACTTGATTCATGTTTTCTTGGATGAATGCATTTATGCTGACCACAACACAAAAAGTCTGCAAGAAAATCAGGCTCTCACTGAAGACATTGTTCAGCTTCTTCACAGGTTGGCTTCTACTCACTGAAATTCATATTACGGCCAACCTAATATTGATTGGCACAACAAGAATCTCACTACTTTACATGGGAAACCAAGGGAAGCTTCTTACAGAGTTAATAACTTGTTAGGGATGAACTGTTTATCGGTACAGAAGAATAACAATATAGGTCATATGAAAAGAGTGATAAACACCAAACAAGCTACTTATAACTCGATCAAAACCAGTGagacaaatgcataaaaatatatatgtatacgACTAATAATAACAACATAAAAGctagataaagaagatgaaacaacTGTTGATACACAACAATAAGTACCAGTTCTTGTTTCtgatttctttctcttcttctctctcagTTTTACACTAGGATCTACTTGAACGGTAAAGTAAACATTATGCAGCTTTTGAAGGTTCCTCACCTGGTACATCATCTTCGTCATGGTAAATATTTTCTGCCATCTGCCAGATTTGAAGAATGTTGTCTTCAGCTACGCTTGCAACAACCCAATCTTCACAAGGATTCCAAGAGAAATCCGAGATTTTGCTAGTGTGCCCTCCATGGATGAAGAGTAGCTCTGGTGGGCCATCTTCTGCATCCTCTGGTGTCTGCTCTTCATCAATTCTGTGACAACCCCAAATTTCAGTTATCCATGCTACAATGATTCTCAAGAAACATGAATGGCAATGTTGTTTGCCAATATTAACCAAAACGCAAAACTGAGGAGTAGAAGACCATTGATACATGAACTCTTTTAGTACTATCTACCACTATAATCCTAAATTAGACAACTAAAAGACAATGAACTTTGAAAGGATAAAATAGTTATGTGGAAATTCCAAGGATAGTCAGACATCAAACCTACTGAAAGTCTAAGTTAATATGAACAGCCAAATAACAGGAACCACATTATTCATGATATAGCTAAGAAATTTCCGTACTATGGATTCACCACTAAAGATCAAAATGGAAAATGAAGTTCTGTGTAACACGAGTTGAAACTATCATTGTGTCATACACATGAATTTTTTTTACCACAAAGCTAAGTTAATGAAGGTTCATAACCTAAACTACTTCCACCAAATTAGTAAAAGAAAATATAACTTTGGTGACTCACTCTCACTGTGACGTTAACAGGCTACAATTTGACCACATAATGCTCAAATTGAGGTTTTGCATACCAGCCCCTCGGTAAGCGGATAAAACAAGTCTTTATTAATGATTAAACTAGAATCTTTCCACTAGTGTGTAGTGTATGATATACTAAGCCAGACAATGAGTTACTGAGAAAATTGGCGAACTTCCATAGATATGTGTTACATAGAATCCTACTCAACCCAGAAAAGATTTTGAGTGTGAGTATCTTCCATATCAACTCAACTGGAAAGTGACACCTCAGAAGGGACAGTCATAGATGGTATCATGGTAAACTATGCTAATAGTTTCGAACACTACATTCATAGCTTCATAAAGTGACCTAAATATCGCATGCTGATTAGAAACTAATGATATGACGGAGATATTTATTGTCAATACAGCTACACTAGTTGAATCTTAACAGTGAAATATGTAATAAATACTAAAACAGCAGCATGTAGAGTCTTGGACCCTTGTATGGATGCTTGATGGAATAGCATCTTGTTTCCAAGCAGAAATAATGATCTGAACTAGTAGAAGATATAAGTATCTACAATGGTGAAAAAGCGAAGAGAAATAGAAGCTATAGTATttagaaattcaaatttcataatGTTGCCAAATTTAAGTAACTGAAGTTTAATCAAGAAAAGTACCTGCTGAGATCCCAGACCATCAGTCTCCTACCAAGACAACAAGAAGCTAAAATCGTTTCATTCTTCGGGCTCCATCCAATTTGGAAAACCTCCTCCCTATTGGCAcaaaagagaaattatgaatcaaGATTTGTTTTCCATGTTATTGCATATAACATGAATTCATTGTACATATGAATGCTTACTTGTGGCAGTTGAAAGTGTGGAGAGCAGTATTTATCTTACGAAGGTCAAATAGCTTAACTGTTTTATCAGTTGAACCTGTAGCCACAACCCACTCATTGAACGGATTGAAAGCCAAGCAGTTAACCTGTTAGAGAAACATGAAAAGACGGCCGTATCAGCTAGTTGCATATTTGTTAAACCAGTGCATATGCAAAACCCTACGATTTAGTTACATAAGTTACATTTATTATTCACAACATCCATGCTCTCTACACTTTTCTATTTCTTAGTCTTACCAGTGCATATGCAAAACCCAGAGTCAGGCCACCAGATGATGATAACAAGCAAGACCCCAGCTTATTAAGTAATCAACCCAAACATGCTTTCTGCTCCTATGATAACCTACTAACAGCGATTGCGTCTTAAAAATGGAGAGTACTGTAGAAGCAATGGAACTAGCAGAGGTTTCCAAAAAAGTTCCCCTCTACCCGTTTAAATTATTCGAAATCCAAAACTAGCCAAATCAGACATCCAGAGTTTTTACATCATTTCTCTAGTTTACTCTATTATTTTGGTAAAGTAAATGAAAGTTCACCACAGTTTCGGATGCACCCTAGTTTTAATCAAAGCGATTGAATAGATATAGTGTGTCGTTTTCTGAGCACCAATGATGATTAAAAGTACCACCTTTATACCTAAACTTTATTATTGTATTAAACAGAAGAAAATCCTACGGCACCTTTCAGACTGTAGTTTAAGTTAGCATCACAGAAGACCATGGGTCTTTTGCACCCTATATTACTTGTTTGGCATATTATTACCTGATGAGGTTAACGAATCACTCAAAGTGCAGCTATGTTCATTCCTGCAACTTGTAATTTCTCCATATAAAATTCTGACTCAAATAAACCCCGTTCATTACTCATAAAGTTATATAATCATACTGTCTACATCAAAATGTGCTGGTAAGGTTAAACCGCGTATAGTATTATACTTAATATATGAGCATTCCTGGTCATATTCATAATCCACGAACTAAGGAGAAGCAACGGAATTGGATTTAGGCAACAATGCCAACATTGAGCCAAAAGGAGAATCAAATGTACCCCAAGCGTCAACTAGAAAGACAAATATACAGAGCTCTATGTGACTCCCAGATAAATCTGGCAGAATTGAGAATTGAGGGAATCTTGAAACTCACCTCACCGTCATGCGCACGGACAAATTGGGCTGGCTTGGTAACTGATGAATTCCGCAGATCCCATATAAGCAGGTTTTGATCATCCCCAACAGAGCCAAAATAGTACTCATGCCTCAGATGCCAAGCAACATCTTCCACAACACCATCATGGCTCTACattaatcaaaaaataaatgtgAGGTGTGGTTCGCCTTAATTAACAAGAACTTTATTGGATTACAGTTATCCCCAACTACAACTTTTATCATATAGAATGTGGTTAACCTGAACAGTATTCTTTTCTCTTTCCCGAAAAGTAGCTTATGAGCGACCTCAGTTCTCAAAATAACAGACATAGACATCGAACTGCAGTAGAACTGTATGATATAACGACTCTTACCTTGAAAATTTGTTGGGCCTCGAGAACCTTATTTTTAGGAGTTGCATTGACATCCCATAAGCAGATCTGAGCATCATCTGAGCCACTCAGTAGATGTCCTTGCTTGAACTGACTCCAAGATAATCCATAACCTTCGGTGTTGTGGCCCCTCAACCTAAGATCCGGACTGCATGCGCCATCAAGTGGAGGCTTAGATGGGTGTTTGCTATAGTCAAAAACATAGACCTCTGCGCTAATTGTCTTCGTGGCAATGATAAAAGGGTTTTGAGGCATATAACGAGCTCGATTAACCTCTCCATCATGATTTATTTGCTGAATTATTTGCACCTGGAAATGCAACCCGAATCAGCACATTATATCAATGAGAGTGCAGCCATGTTTAACTAGATTCAACTACTTAACACAACACAGGCAACGAGCTTCCATGAGTCCAGATTCATTATGCATATAATATGGAGAATTGAGCTAAAAAGTGATGGGCTGTAACCAAAAAGATGGATCCTGTAAGGTTGGTAACGTCTTGACTATATCCAGCAAAAAGCACAAACGGAATTTAGAAGGATAGGCCACTAATTATTCGCAAAAAAATTGTACGAAGTATGTAAAGAAAGTTTAACTAGTTGTATCAAATATATCATTTCAAATTTTCTGCTGGTAactgctattttcaaatgataaccATAAAAACGAATTATATAACAGCATGTCAAACAAGAAAATGTAAAAGCAAAACTTCTGCTACAAAAAAACAGATATCGATTTATAGCCCACATGATGAGATATCCTATAAAATAAGTAACTAGCTGCTACATGTGAGGTGCAGCCATCAAGGTTCCGGCAATCTCGGTGCCACATTTAAAAGAGTAGAGATCAATCTTACTAGTCAATCAGTGAAAACATAAGAATTTTATAAATGCATTCAGCAAATATAAGCAAATTATTCAGAACCAACACGTTTATAAGACCAAGACCCATTCGATGAAAGTAACAAATTACCTTGTATTAACTATATATCACTGAATTCCAACAAAAGAAACCTAACATTAAATTAACAGTACAGATCCCCTTAGACCACTAAAATTAAAAtccctaaaccctaaaagttcAGAATTACCTAACTTCATGTTTATAATTCAATCAAATAACACCTTTTCACTTgtcaattacaaaagaaacccaGAAATCAAAAGATAACAACAACTTGGCaacttacaaaaccctaattaagaaaaaataaaaccctagatttttttcAACGAAAATTATACCTTTCCGTTAGCACAACCAAACCCACCAATCTCCCCACGCTCATCATCATATTGACGAGCATCATTTTCAGCATCTTCTAAAGGTAACTGAACTTGTGCTAACATCAAATAATTAGGTTCACTATCAGAAGTATGAGTCCCTAAAATCATTTTCTGTACTGAATAATCTTTACCAGCCGGTTCTTCTCTATCAGGTAACCATTGAACAGTCAAAGATGGCCATTCTAAAGCATGAGTTATAACCAGATCGTACAAAAATGGTGTgttcttcttccatattttgtattCCTCGTTTATTAATCTCTCTTCTAGTTCGCCTctcaaatcttcttcgtcttttgCCATCTCCTTCTCTAAAACCCTATCTCTATCTACTACTGCTCTGGGATTTTGAAGTTAAAATAAAAGGGTTAAGATTTGCAATCTAAGGGTTTTTTTTTCTGAGAGAGGaaattttggagggaaagaaTAAAAGGGAGACGAGGACTGAGGTGTGGAGAATGGGTAAACCACTTGACCCCGATACCCTTATTTTTATATATCCGGTTTGCCCGTCACATATTTATTTTGAGGTGCTTAAATTTTACTCCCTGCGCCCTATAAAAAACCCTTTACTAGCTTTTTCCCTTAATGACTGATTTCTTTCATCAGTTAATTTTTGTTTGGTcgattgatattttttttttttgatggaaaaaacTACTTGTATTAATAAGGAAAGTTATACGAGATTGACAGATGTCTTTCATGATTTCAACCATGAAAGTTTCAGGGTAATTACAGTGATAGTCAAAAGATTTCCTGTCAGTTCTAGCTGTGTTAGCTATTACATGTGCAACTTTGTTTGCTTGTCTTTTAACATAATATACTTCAaaccaagaaaaccaagaaagTAGTTGCCTTATTTCATTTATAATGCCTTCATTCATCCAGTGAACTGAAGATTTGGCATGCTTGACAGAGTTGATCATATTTACACAGTCTCCTTCAAATATTACTTTAGTCAACTTCATCTCTCTAGCCCAAATGATAGCTTCTTTGAAGGCTAGGCATTCTCCATGTTCAGGGTCTACTCCTCTATTGATGAACCTCCCTCTGATGCCTTGACAGTTTTCTGCAGAGTTACGAATGATTAATCCAATACCTGTAAATAAATTGTTACCATCAAAGGATGCATCCATATTTATTTTAACAATGTCTGTCTGAGGTGGAGACCAATAAGTGACCTGTAACTCCTTATTATGTTGCTTTGTACCAGAACAATGATTAATCATGTGTTTAATGGAATAAGCCATTGAGTGAATATTCTGATTTTTATTGTTGAACTCTTTCGATAAACCATGCAGTTATCATGAACGTTGAAATGTTATCATCTACTTTGGAGAACCAAGAGAGAATCCAAGGTTTAAAAATGTGTATAACCTGTAATTGAAGAGAGGAGACATTTATATTCATGGATAACCATACTAATCTAGAGTAGTCACAGTCTATCAATAGATGTTTTAGAGTTTCTTCATGTTGTAAGCATCTAGAACACAATGGGTTTATATcatgtttaattttgtgtagctttTCCTTGGTAGGTACAATGTCTTTGATACATTTCCAGATAAATAATTTGACCTTATGCGGAACATTCACTTTCCACATCTTTTTCCAGACTATACTTGAAACCTCATTTCTTCTCTGTCCCTGAGAATTTCTTAACTGCCTAACTAGTTCATAGTAAGTAGACTTAATGGTAAAATCTCATGTTCTACTTAACTCCCAGATCAACTTATCCGTTCCATGTTGCACTAAAGGCATTTTAAGGATGAGTTATGCCGTTTCCTCTGAGAAAATCCTTTGCACTAAATTTGTATTCCACCTTCTAGGATTTTGCAACATTAAGTCAGACACATAAACTATCCTGACTGGTTCAGAGAAGTTTTCTTTTGGGAAGGTGGTGCGTCTAACCCTCTTACCCATTTGTCGTACCAAACTAATATTCTTGTACCACACCTAACATCCCATCTGTGATATTTTCTAACATACTGTAAGCCTAGTTCCAGCCCTTTCCAGACCCATGAGCTATTGTTATGTGgttcttgaagatgaagaaaatggcaGTGGGGAGAGTACTTGGATTTTATAATTTTGGTCCaaggtttttcttcttctatgcATAATCTCCATGCTAATTTGATCATAAGAGCCTTGTTATACAATTCTAGATTTCTGAAAGCCAACCCGCCTTCCTCCTTAGGAATACAAAGTGAGTTCCACGAAATAGGATTGTAGCCCTTATTTTTCTTACGTCCCCACCAAAACCTTCTTTGGATCATTTCAAGTCTAGTAATAATTTTTTGTGGCAGTTTAAAGTTGCTCATGTAATGAGTTGGCATGGCATTTAGAATTGACTTAATTAATGTAGTTCTAGCTGCCAAATTAAGTGTCTTGGAACACCAACCTTGAAGTCTGTGTTCATAAGCATCCTTAACAGAGCCAAAAGAGTTGGTTTTTGATTTTCCCAACAGTATTGGTAATCATAAATATTTCTCTGAAGTTTCAATCTTCTTAACTCCAAGACTATTTTGAATTAATTCCTTTTGATTTGGAGAAATGTCACCTGCAATAAATGTTGATGATTTGCTGAAGTTAATCATTTCGCCTGACAGGAGActaaagttttctaaaatatCTTTTATATGATTGATGCCATTATTAGtatcctgaaagaacaacatacAGTCATCTGCGAATAACAGATGATTGATTGTTAGAGATTTACTCCCAGCCTGAAGTCCTTTGATCAAACCCATAGCTTATGCATGCATTAAAGACCTAGTAAAATATTCCATGGAGATGATGAATAAATATGGCAACAGTGGATCACCCTATTTAAGTCCTCTTGTTGGTTGGTAAGCTTCGCATACATTACCATTAAGACGAACAAACACTGAAGTAGTTGATATACATTGTTGAATAATTATTCTCCATTCCTCATAGAAGCCTAAAGAGCATAACATTTTATCTAACTTCAGTGCTACTAATCCATGTTTCTTTTTGGATCTTCTCATTGAATGAATCAGTTCATGTGCCACTACTATGTTATCATTGATATATCTCTTCGGAACATATGTTGCTTGTGTTGGAGAAATGATTTTTCCATTAATGGTTTCATTCGTAAAACTAAGAGCTTGTATATTATTTTATAGATTATATTACAAAGTCATATAGGTCTGTAATCTCCTGGAGTTGAAGGGTGATGAGTTTTAGGTATCAAACAAGTAATCGTTTGGTTGATATGAGGTGGAAGTTGCTTAGTTTGAAATAATTGTTGAACTAGTTTAACCACATCATTACCAACAGTAGACCATTGTGTTTGATAGAACCCAGCTGGGAACCCATTTGGTCCCGGAGCATTCCAACTCTGATAGTATTTAAGGCTTCATAAATCTCCTCAGCTGAAGGTATAGAGATTAGGGCTTGATTATCTTCAAAGGTGACAACTGGTTTTATTAACTCAAAAGAATTTGGCTGAAACCTTGGACTAGTAGAAGGATTTTTGCAAAATGAGAGGTGAGTAGATTTTCAAGATCATGCATAGTATGACACCAC
This is a stretch of genomic DNA from Papaver somniferum cultivar HN1 chromosome 1, ASM357369v1, whole genome shotgun sequence. It encodes these proteins:
- the LOC113278993 gene encoding histone-binding protein MSI1-like, which gives rise to MAKDEEDLRGELEERLINEEYKIWKKNTPFLYDLVITHALEWPSLTVQWLPDREEPAGKDYSVQKMILGTHTSDSEPNYLMLAQVQLPLEDAENDARQYDDERGEIGGFGCANGKVQIIQQINHDGEVNRARYMPQNPFIIATKTISAEVYVFDYSKHPSKPPLDGACSPDLRLRGHNTEGYGLSWSQFKQGHLLSGSDDAQICLWDVNATPKNKVLEAQQIFKSHDGVVEDVAWHLRHEYYFGSVGDDQNLLIWDLRNSSVTKPAQFVRAHDGEVNCLAFNPFNEWVVATGSTDKTVKLFDLRKINTALHTFNCHKEEVFQIGWSPKNETILASCCLGRRLMVWDLSRIDEEQTPEDAEDGPPELLFIHGGHTSKISDFSWNPCEDWVVASVAEDNILQIWQMAENIYHDEDDVPGEEPSKAA